A DNA window from Mucilaginibacter xinganensis contains the following coding sequences:
- a CDS encoding DUF6371 domain-containing protein has product MTPPPRYTLQPYKGMWSRYTCPQCLRHKVFSRYIDIATDEPIADDVGRCSREVNCGYHYKPSEYFSKHGKSIDDRPSTMDYRPLTYRDFEPSYLPKRVIGQTVKHYEQNNFVRYLVAKFGREVAYAQAQLYLVGTSKHWPGACIFWQVDKANRVRTGKIMLYNPETGKRVKQPFNHIAWAHSLVGSKNKEAGQRHSDFNLKQCLFGEHLLQYQPAKAVAICESEKTAIIASVHYPELLWLAAGSLQGLNAGKCKCLEGRTVILMPDVNAYDLWVNKAAQLSAGLPSVTFKVMRLLENIATPQQKTEGWDLADYL; this is encoded by the coding sequence ATGACACCACCACCCCGTTATACCTTGCAACCTTACAAAGGCATGTGGAGCCGGTACACCTGTCCGCAATGTCTCCGGCACAAAGTATTCAGCCGGTATATTGATATCGCTACAGACGAACCCATTGCCGATGATGTGGGCCGGTGCAGCCGCGAGGTAAACTGCGGTTATCATTATAAGCCTTCGGAATATTTTAGCAAACATGGAAAGTCCATAGACGATAGACCATCGACTATGGACTACCGACCCCTCACGTACCGGGATTTTGAACCATCGTACCTGCCCAAACGTGTGATCGGGCAAACGGTGAAGCATTATGAGCAGAATAATTTTGTGCGATACCTTGTCGCAAAGTTTGGCCGGGAGGTAGCTTACGCACAGGCACAGCTTTACCTGGTAGGTACCTCGAAACACTGGCCCGGTGCGTGTATCTTCTGGCAGGTTGACAAAGCAAACAGGGTACGAACGGGCAAAATAATGCTCTACAACCCCGAAACCGGCAAGCGGGTAAAGCAGCCGTTTAACCATATTGCCTGGGCGCACTCCTTAGTTGGCAGTAAAAATAAGGAAGCGGGGCAGCGTCATTCGGACTTCAATCTTAAACAATGTCTGTTTGGTGAGCATTTATTACAATACCAGCCTGCAAAAGCGGTGGCAATATGTGAAAGCGAAAAGACGGCGATTATAGCATCCGTTCATTATCCCGAACTGTTGTGGCTGGCGGCGGGCAGCTTGCAGGGCCTTAATGCGGGCAAGTGTAAGTGCCTTGAGGGGCGCACTGTTATTTTAATGCCCGATGTTAATGCGTATGATTTGTGGGTGAACAAGGCAGCGCAGCTGTCGGCAGGCTTGCCATCAGTAACGTTTAAGGTGATGCGCCTGCTGGAAAACATAGCCACCCCGCAACAAAAAACCGAAGGCTGGGATCTCGCCGATTATTTATAA
- a CDS encoding AAA family ATPase, translating into MSHPQNVPPAGGQQGINPDVIRQEIARLLQPDADQPDQGNQLFRLRSAADWMERASKRPIPKMLFGEFWFQGELCILFADSNLGKSILAVQVGDSISRNEQIGPFRLEAGRQRILYFDFELADKQFEARYSSNYNYHYSFTNHFLRAELDPMADVPKTFANFEDFLNHQLENLVVSTGATVLIIDNLTYLRSETERAKDALPLMKHLKSLKSKHNLSILALAHTPKRDAAHPITRNDLQGSKMLMNFCDSAFAIGESAKDKSIRYVKQVKQRNTEEVYGSGNICLFTISKPYNFLQYEFMGYGREWEHLRQPEKEDREALRTQAAELKLQGKSFREIAAEMGITHTKAERLLKEGQ; encoded by the coding sequence ATGTCACATCCGCAAAACGTACCGCCAGCCGGCGGGCAACAGGGCATCAATCCCGATGTTATCCGCCAGGAGATAGCCCGCCTGCTGCAACCTGACGCAGACCAGCCCGACCAGGGCAACCAATTATTCCGCCTCCGCAGCGCCGCCGACTGGATGGAGCGCGCCAGTAAACGCCCGATCCCCAAAATGCTTTTCGGCGAGTTTTGGTTCCAGGGCGAGCTGTGTATCCTGTTTGCCGACAGTAACCTGGGCAAGTCCATCCTTGCGGTGCAGGTAGGCGATAGCATCAGCCGGAACGAGCAAATAGGCCCTTTCAGGCTGGAGGCCGGGCGGCAGCGCATCCTTTACTTTGATTTTGAGCTGGCCGACAAGCAGTTCGAGGCGCGTTACTCGTCCAATTACAATTATCATTACAGCTTCACCAACCATTTCCTGCGTGCCGAGCTTGACCCTATGGCCGATGTGCCCAAAACGTTTGCCAACTTCGAAGATTTTCTGAACCATCAGCTGGAGAACCTGGTGGTAAGCACCGGGGCAACCGTGCTCATCATCGACAACCTAACCTATTTGCGCAGCGAAACAGAACGTGCCAAAGATGCCCTGCCGCTGATGAAGCACCTGAAATCGCTCAAAAGCAAGCATAACCTGAGCATCCTGGCGCTGGCGCATACCCCCAAACGCGATGCCGCGCATCCCATTACCCGCAACGACCTGCAAGGCAGCAAAATGCTGATGAACTTTTGCGACAGCGCATTTGCCATTGGCGAGAGTGCAAAAGACAAGAGCATCCGCTATGTTAAGCAGGTAAAGCAGCGCAACACCGAGGAGGTTTACGGCTCGGGCAACATCTGCCTGTTTACCATCAGCAAGCCGTACAACTTTTTGCAATACGAATTTATGGGCTATGGCCGCGAATGGGAACACCTGCGCCAACCCGAAAAGGAGGACCGCGAAGCTTTAAGAACCCAGGCCGCCGAACTTAAGCTACAGGGCAAAAGCTTCAGGGAAATTGCTGCCGAAATGGGGATAACGCATACAAAAGCGGAAAGGTTGCTGAAGGAGGGGCAATAG
- a CDS encoding ATP-binding protein → MKVVDDILQQIEYCIHNNEFLIIENEKVEIKDNSHNNSEWTEVFKTANAYLNTNGGIIIVGILEDKKNKRYIFKGFDFNNEDKLKTIKDAYIDDYGAKKDISEYLHYETRQFLDGQLLVIYIDGLPDDEKYIYYGGSAYERLISGDHKLSDIKIQSQREYKAELIDTRELRVVANSTIEDLDVNRLNDYIHLLNSEVKIENIKSSIDEAKSFLKRNGMTREDIPTILGVLVCGSEPGEKLHWRSQVDAYVDSPVTIDIAQNKKIINNTVIQLMEQSLAFVYRNIQTGISNERGGTKLFEYPERLIRECINNSLAHRDYAIDHYVNINILPGKHIQIRNPGRFKKQLLLIDLENVVPVRRIISGNPKANNPKLAKVLSVYNKYEGKGWGMASVIGACLEDRIDVPYYIFHSWDELSLYIPKGKLVDETMDTLFESYSGYLTRKLEGYDITLDQKRVLTYLYKSENLNKQDRYTILLTKDNNHLQAIQSLQEAGLIIRHSISDEIYSVFIIDRNLFKKSFYRELEGQYGHNFVALHQDYKDVLSFIYERNTYSLDKYPSANEIGSKIWIKKGNAAILEGYEVYKRKVRNIVNKLEKSSFILRNNNKPEYMINVNYKSLGDLFN, encoded by the coding sequence ATGAAAGTAGTTGATGACATACTACAGCAAATAGAATACTGTATACATAATAATGAGTTTTTAATAATTGAAAATGAAAAGGTTGAAATAAAGGACAACAGTCATAATAATTCTGAATGGACTGAGGTTTTTAAAACTGCCAATGCTTATCTTAACACGAATGGAGGGATAATTATTGTCGGAATACTTGAGGACAAAAAGAATAAACGATATATTTTCAAAGGATTCGATTTTAATAACGAGGACAAATTAAAGACAATTAAAGATGCTTACATAGATGATTATGGGGCAAAAAAAGATATCAGTGAATACTTACACTATGAAACAAGACAGTTTTTAGATGGACAACTATTAGTCATTTATATTGATGGATTGCCGGATGATGAAAAGTACATTTACTATGGCGGAAGTGCTTATGAAAGATTAATATCTGGTGATCACAAGCTTAGTGATATTAAAATTCAGTCTCAAAGAGAATACAAGGCTGAACTAATTGACACAAGGGAATTAAGAGTAGTTGCCAATTCAACAATTGAAGATTTAGATGTAAATCGACTGAATGACTACATCCATCTATTAAATAGTGAAGTAAAAATTGAAAATATAAAATCATCAATTGATGAGGCGAAATCATTTCTTAAAAGAAATGGAATGACCAGGGAAGATATTCCTACAATTTTAGGGGTTTTAGTTTGCGGTTCGGAACCTGGTGAAAAATTACATTGGCGCTCACAAGTCGACGCTTACGTTGACAGCCCTGTAACTATTGATATAGCTCAAAATAAAAAAATAATCAACAATACCGTTATTCAATTAATGGAACAAAGCTTAGCTTTTGTTTATAGAAATATACAAACTGGTATTTCAAACGAAAGAGGCGGCACGAAACTTTTTGAATATCCCGAACGACTAATAAGAGAGTGCATTAACAATTCGTTAGCCCATAGGGACTATGCGATAGATCATTACGTAAATATAAATATACTTCCAGGCAAACATATTCAAATTAGAAATCCTGGAAGATTTAAAAAACAGCTTCTCTTAATTGATTTAGAAAATGTCGTTCCTGTCCGAAGAATTATATCTGGAAATCCAAAAGCTAATAATCCTAAATTAGCTAAAGTTTTAAGTGTTTATAATAAATATGAAGGTAAAGGTTGGGGAATGGCTTCAGTAATTGGCGCATGCTTAGAGGATAGGATAGATGTTCCTTATTACATTTTTCATTCTTGGGATGAATTGTCACTGTATATCCCGAAAGGGAAATTAGTTGACGAAACAATGGACACATTGTTTGAATCATACAGTGGCTATTTGACCAGAAAATTAGAAGGATATGATATCACATTGGATCAAAAACGTGTGTTAACATATCTTTACAAATCAGAGAATTTAAATAAACAAGACAGATACACTATATTGCTTACTAAAGATAATAATCATCTACAAGCAATTCAATCGCTTCAAGAAGCTGGCCTAATTATTAGGCATTCAATTAGCGATGAGATTTACTCCGTTTTCATTATTGATCGTAATTTATTTAAAAAGAGTTTTTACAGGGAATTGGAAGGGCAATATGGACATAATTTCGTCGCGTTACATCAAGATTACAAGGATGTTTTGTCATTTATTTATGAAAGAAACACTTACAGCCTTGACAAGTATCCCAGTGCGAATGAAATCGGAAGCAAAATTTGGATAAAGAAAGGTAACGCAGCTATACTTGAGGGCTACGAAGTCTATAAAAGAAAGGTTCGTAATATTGTTAATAAGCTTGAAAAAAGCTCTTTCATACTTAGAAATAACAATAAACCTGAATACATGATTAACGTCAATTATAAGTCATTGGGCGATTTATTTAATTAA
- a CDS encoding DUF885 family protein yields the protein MYRKKTSSNFILPVILCFVFFSSTGRLSAQTAPKAMYEQASEVSGLIIQYGQDMNAIRDFYSPYTAIDGYSNQSVQTSPEERKRLIETGNEYLEKLKQSDFESMSIYGKVDYTLLKKQIVFDLGALKLDEDEYNKITAYIPFAEEIYQLEKKRRRGISVNGQEIALQLNNIIKAVKTSQASFEAVKSLDMPLARKGKAAVLGLKSRLKSFYDFYNGYDPDFTWWMPKPYLKLDTALNNYATLIMGKGKINTTQKPDSSGIKGVPVGHDELVRQLKAEMIPYSPEELIKLANKEFAFCDREMLKASNEMGFGNDWHKALEKVKNSYVPAGKQPEAILKLYNDALSFIKARDLITIPPLAEETWGMTMMTPQQQLVNPFFLGGSEIIISYPTNTMDEADKLMSMRGNNPYFSRGTVQHELLPGHNMQYFMNSRYKPYRNMFYTPFWIEGWSLYWELLLYDQGFAKTPEERIGMLFWRMHRCARIIFSLNYHLGNWTPQQCIDFLVDRVGHERANAEGEVRRSFQGGYSPLYQVAYLTGGLQLMSLKRELVDGGKMTYKQFHDAVIKENTMPIEMVRATLTNQALTRDFTTQWKFYDFGK from the coding sequence ATGTATCGCAAAAAAACCTCGTCAAATTTTATCCTTCCTGTTATTTTATGTTTTGTATTTTTTAGTTCCACCGGCAGGCTGTCGGCACAAACAGCGCCTAAGGCCATGTATGAGCAGGCCAGCGAAGTATCCGGACTAATTATCCAATACGGGCAGGATATGAATGCCATCCGCGATTTTTATTCGCCCTACACGGCTATTGACGGCTACTCCAATCAATCGGTACAAACCTCGCCCGAAGAGCGTAAACGCCTGATAGAAACAGGTAACGAATATCTTGAAAAGTTGAAGCAAAGCGATTTTGAAAGCATGAGCATTTATGGCAAGGTGGATTATACCCTGCTTAAAAAACAGATTGTGTTTGACCTTGGCGCACTAAAGCTTGATGAAGACGAATACAATAAGATAACCGCCTACATCCCCTTTGCCGAAGAGATTTACCAGCTGGAAAAGAAACGTCGCCGCGGCATTTCGGTAAACGGGCAGGAAATTGCCCTGCAGCTTAATAATATTATAAAGGCGGTAAAGACGTCGCAGGCATCGTTTGAAGCCGTAAAATCGCTGGATATGCCGCTGGCACGCAAGGGCAAGGCCGCTGTGCTGGGGCTTAAGAGCCGCCTTAAAAGCTTTTACGATTTTTATAACGGCTATGATCCCGACTTTACCTGGTGGATGCCAAAACCCTACCTGAAGCTGGATACCGCTTTAAATAACTACGCCACCTTAATAATGGGCAAGGGCAAAATAAACACCACCCAAAAGCCCGATAGCAGTGGCATTAAAGGCGTTCCTGTTGGGCACGATGAACTGGTGCGCCAGCTAAAGGCCGAGATGATCCCTTACTCGCCCGAAGAACTGATAAAACTGGCCAACAAGGAATTCGCCTTTTGCGACCGTGAGATGCTGAAAGCCAGCAACGAAATGGGTTTTGGTAACGACTGGCACAAGGCCCTGGAGAAAGTGAAGAATAGCTACGTACCCGCCGGCAAACAGCCCGAAGCCATCCTGAAATTATACAACGATGCGCTGAGCTTTATTAAAGCGCGCGACCTGATCACTATACCGCCGCTGGCCGAAGAAACCTGGGGCATGACCATGATGACGCCGCAGCAGCAACTGGTGAACCCTTTCTTTTTGGGTGGCAGCGAGATCATTATCAGCTACCCCACCAACACCATGGATGAGGCCGACAAGCTGATGAGCATGCGGGGCAACAACCCTTATTTTAGCAGGGGTACCGTGCAGCACGAGCTTTTGCCCGGCCACAACATGCAGTACTTTATGAACAGCCGCTACAAGCCATACCGCAACATGTTTTATACCCCGTTTTGGATAGAGGGATGGAGCCTGTATTGGGAATTGTTATTATACGATCAGGGCTTTGCCAAAACACCAGAAGAACGCATCGGGATGTTATTTTGGAGGATGCACCGTTGCGCCCGCATCATCTTCTCGTTAAACTATCACCTGGGCAACTGGACACCACAGCAATGTATAGACTTTTTGGTGGATAGGGTAGGGCATGAACGCGCCAATGCCGAGGGCGAAGTAAGGCGCTCGTTCCAGGGCGGGTATAGTCCGCTTTACCAGGTGGCCTACTTAACCGGTGGCCTGCAGTTGATGAGCCTTAAACGCGAACTGGTTGACGGCGGTAAAATGACCTACAAACAATTTCACGACGCCGTAATAAAGGAAAACACCATGCCTATTGAAATGGTACGCGCCACCCTCACCAACCAGGCATTGACAAGGGATTTTACCACGCAATGGAAGTTTTATGATTTTGGGAAGTAG